Below is a genomic region from Falco naumanni isolate bFalNau1 chromosome 2, bFalNau1.pat, whole genome shotgun sequence.
gggtaAGGCGTCATGGTGGGaatggcagcagggagagaaatcCCCGGAGAAGGCGGCTGGCAGGCGTCCCcgcatccctgctgctgtgctgctcttaTCGAAGGGTCGCAACCGCGGCCGGCAGCGACAGTCCACGAACGACAAGTGACGGGTGTGGGCGCAGGCATTGCACTGCCAGCTGTGTGCAGGGTGGGGGTACCCCGTTCCTTGCAGCCGGAGTACCCACGGCGGCTCCGAGGGGGCCGCCCGTGgtctctttccctctttcccgGGAGCGATGCTCGGTCCTTCCCCGCTTGAGCGCCCCGGTCCCCCAGGGCGACTGACACGGGACCCTCCCGGACACTTTAGGAGAGGTCGCTGAATTATTCCCACTCGCGTTAAAGCCCAGACCCGCGGCAGCCCCAGGCTGAGCACCAAAGGGCCCGGTGCgatggggagaaggagagggagattTTTCGGGGAGTGCGGATCGGGGAGATCTgactctgcagagctgaaatcCGCCCTCCGCTGCAAAACTCCACGTCTCAGTGCccgggggaggcaggggggacaCACTCTGCAGAACCGAAGAGAAAGCGAAGGGAAAATACCCCTGGGACACGGCCACCGGGTCCCTTCACGTAAGACCCGGGACACGCGGGGCCAGTGGGGGAGACCCGGCAGGACCCAGCCGCACCGGCCCCAAGCGCCCGGGAAGAGCCGTCGGGGCCAAACGTACTGGGAAAACGGGGGGACGCTCCCGTCCCCCTCCATTTTTTCTCGCCGGGTGAAAGGTTTCCTCGCTGTGTCATGGGAAAAGATGCAAATATGCAAACGTTGCCTCGCATTGTCCCCGCTCAGGGTGAAAAGTTAAAGCATAAAAGCGGCGGGGGGAAGCTGAGAGGGGGTCGCCTCTTCAAagggggctggctgggccggGGGAGCCGGCAGCCGCTTGCCCTAGAGCCGCCCTTCCAGGGCCAGCATTTCCAGAGGGTTTCCAAGGCGTTGGGGTGGGAAAAAACGAGTGTGCGTGGAGGGGCGAGTCGCCGGGTTCCCCGTGGGCTCGGCCGCACTGCAGGGAGGGAATCGTCCCCGGGGTACCAGGCTCCGGGAGGACGTGGATGGTTCCcccgtggtggtggtggggaaccATCCCCTGGCTGGGTGCCCAGGCCCCTGCGGGCGGCGAGATGCTGCGGCCTCGCTCCAGCGGTGGGTACGAGGGCAGCGGGTGCTTTAGGCGAAGGCACCCCCCAGTCCTCGTCCATTCCCGGCACCGGGGCCCAGGCTGGGACGGGGAGGGTGGGCAGCGCCTGACCTCGAAGCTCTGTAGGCACAAGCgggggggaaggaggcagcgccctcgggggggtgggggtggtggggtggggtggaggggtggaATTTCTCCTCTTACCTCTCCTTCATCGCCCGTGACCGAGTGGGAGCGGGAGCGGGTGGGAAGTGCGTTAGAAAAAGCAGTAGGCCGTTGCGGTGGGGTTTGTTTCTTAGAACAACCACGACAAAATGGGTTTGTGGATTTTTAATCAAAACTCCCTCCTCCTCcgccccttcctccccccacacccccccccagccccaagcacGGAGAAGAGCTGGTTAAAGTGCTGCCTACAGATCGGCCGCGATACACGGCTCCCATATTCCCACCCTCGCCCTTAGATCTCCCTCTCTGTCTTTTGCAAGTCTCTTGATTTCATCCTTTGAACCTGTGATTGGAGGTTAAAGTGCACCAGGTTGCAATGGAAGGAGGAAGCTCTTAAACAATAAAGGCTTGAATATTTAGCTGTGATCAGGTCGCTGCCCTCTCCttatctttttaaatgcaaatcGTCTTTTAGGGGTAGTAGCTATATACCCAGCGCCTCTCCACGTCACCTGCCTTTGGTGTGTCTGGGCCATTACTAATAGAGCCTTGTAAACAATCGTTAATCATGTAAGTGCTGCCGGCCATTGGATTCGGACCGGGAGCCGGGAGCGCGGAGCGcagcgcggggccgcggcccctccgcctgccccctccccgccccgggcagcccGTCCCCAGGCAGCAGGCGCGCCGCTGCGAGAGCCCCGAGCAGCATGCGGAgagccgccgccggggcccCTCCAGCATGTACGTGAGCTACCTCCTGGAGAAGGACGGGCCCATGTACCCCGGCCCGGTGCGACACTCGGGGGGGCTCAACCTGGCGGCGCAGAACTTCGTGGGCGCCCCGCAGTACGCGGACTACGGCGGCTACCATGTGAACCTCGACAGCGCCCAgtcccccggcccggcctggcccGCGCCCTacgccgccccgctccgcgaCGACTGGGGCGCCTACGGACAAGgggcgccgccggccgccggcGCCGTCCACGGCCTCAACGGCGGttcccccgccgccgccatggccTACAGCCCCGCCgactaccaccaccaccacccgcACGCCCACCACCacgccggccccgcgccccacTGCTCCGCCGGGGTCATGCAGCCCGTCAACgccgccagcgccgccgccgccgcccccgagCCGCTCTCccccggcgggcagcgccgcggccTCTGCGAGTGGATGAGGAAGCCGGCGCAGCCCCCGCTCAGCAGCCAGGGTAagcgcgggccgggggcgggcgaGGGGCTGCCCCGCCGACCGCTCCGCCGGGGCGCCGCCGGCTCCCCGTGCGTcgggcagcgcggcggccgggcggggcaCCGGCCCCAAACAAACCCGCTCGAGGGACGGGCCTCGGCAccgcgggggctgccgggcttAGCCCTGGGTAcggccccgggcagcgccgggcgcCGCTCTCCGCCGGGGAGCAGCCGCTgccggccgcggcgggccggTGCCCGGGGCGCGCTtcggcggggcagggcggcaCGGCCCGCATGCCGAGAGCTCGCCCTTCCTGCCGCTGCTCCGCGCCTCCGCTTATAGCCACTCAGAAGATTTTTATAACCAATTAGAGCCATATAAATCATCGGCCGGTGTCGCCCCGCATTTGTTTCTGAGTCACTGAGCGCCTACTCTTTATTAAGGTCTCCCTGCGGCCAGGCCTCCCGAGCGGCTGCCCGCCGACCCCCGCGGGCCGTGCCCTCCGGGCCGTGCCGGTGGGGCCGGGAGGTGCGAGGGcgttcccctccccccccctccccggtgccccggcggcgggaggcCGGCAGCTGGACGGGTCGGGCCGTGGCCGGCGCCGCGCTCCCTTGTGATGTTAATACACTCGCAGCCCCTCTCTTTTATTTCCCCCCTGCATCTGCCAGGGGAGATGCGTGTCCCCCCACTTTGGAATACGCCTTCCACGGCTGTTGCCGCcgattttttctttttcttttttttttttttttttttagaattataTATAGTGGGGCAAAAAACCAGGGTGGCGACTTTCGCAGTAAATAACGACTTCTGGTGTTCCTTTCTCATCCCCTGCCCCGCGCCACGGCCGGCAGGGCCGGCGGGGCTCCCCGGGCGGCGCGGGGTGGGGGTCCCGGCCTCACCCGCGGCCGCCGCGCCTCGGGGGAAGCCCCGGTGCCAGCAGCCCCGGTGCTCCGGTGCGGGCCGCTGGCACCGGCTACGCCCCgggtggcggtggtggtggAGCTCTCCCAGGCCCGTCGCGCTTCCCACAGCAGCCCGTGGTGTTCCCACAGTTTGGGCTTGTGCGGTGGTGGCCGGTCCCTTGTCTCCATTCAAATTCTGCCTTTGGAGCCAGTGTTTATGTTaatgtgcagggctggggggatgAAAGCGCCTGCCGCCATTTGTTCAGTAGTGGTAATTCAAACAGAATGTGGCTGTCATTAAGGCTTTGAGAAGGGTTTTTCTTTGATAAGATCGCCTTGTCCTGCATTGTTTGGGATTGTGTTCCCTATTCACTAGCTCTGGGGAGTTTTCTCTGATCAGGCTTGTATCTTTACAGGGTGCTTTTGTTGTGGTTTGCGAGAGTTTACCTGAACAAAGTCAGCCTGCTAGCCATTAAGCACCTTGAGGGCAGAGGCTCCCCGCCTTGGCTCCCTGGGGAACGGGAGGGCCGGGGACACAACCAGTTAAACAAGAAACCCTCGGGAGAAAGGAGGTCACCGGCTGCGGCGATGCACGCCCGTCCACCGCTCGCTGCCGTTCGCCTTCGGGTTTCGTTGGCATTGTTTTTTcggtgtttttgtttgtttgtttgtttgttggttggttggtttctGGGggatgtgtgggtttttttagcgCTAAAGTTGCACATCGCACTTCCAGGGTATCTGAGAAATCGCTTTAGTCGCTGCCCCGATGCCGGGGCAGAAGCGGGGGGAGCTGGAGCGGGCGCCCCGACGGGCCCCCGACGGCCGCTGCCGGTTCTCGCCCCTAGATCAGTGTTTCTCGTTTAGAAACACACCGCCGTGCCCCGAACggagcttttctttcttctcctttccccttttctttgtaaaaagtTTGTTCTCGTTAAGGAAGGTAAAACAAACCCGAAAGCCAACAGCAAGTGCACAACAAAGATGTCCCAAGCGCAACGTGGGGGtggcggggcagggggtggcagcccGCGCCTGGCTCGCCCTTACAGCCAGCACGCCTGGGATTTCTGCCCCATGTCCCCGGGGAACTGTGGAACTGCTTCTCTCCCCTCTGTCTGCTGCGCTCAGTAGAGCCCCGAGCAGGGAGCGGCGAGGAGGAAGCCGGGGAGGTCCGATCCTGCTcgccccgcagccgccgggAGGAGTGCTGCGCTCCACCCCAGGCCCTTCGGCTTCACCTTTCCCAATCCCGGTTTTCTTCTCCGCAGTTAAAACCAGGACGAAAGACAAGTACCGCGTCGTGTACACCGACCACCAGcggctggagctggagaaggagtTTCACTACAGCCGCTACATCACCATCAGGAGGAAAGCGGAGCTGGCCTCCAGCCTGGGGCTGTCGGAGAGACAGGTCTGTCTCACCAGTGGTGGTCCCCACGCCACTCACGCGGGGCCGGGATGCGCAGGGGGCCGGGATGCGCAGGGGGCCGGGATGCGCGGGGGCCGGGATGCGCGGGAGCCGGGATGCGCGGGCCCCCTGGGAAGGGAGGGCGTCCCCGGGGAAACGGCCTCCTCACTCCCCTTCGCCCCCCCCCGCAGGTGAAAATCTGGTTCCAGAACAGGCGGGCGAAGGAGAGGAAGATCAACAagaagaagctgcagcaggcGCAGCCCTGCGGCGCGgagcccctcagccccggcGCCCCGCTACAGGGTCCCACtgcgggggcggccgccgccgggctgggccccgccgccccgcagtGACAGCGGCCGGGGACCGCGGCGCAGGGACTGCTggagggggcggccgcggcggggccgggccgggccgggggggcacGGTGGGAGCGGTCCCCCCCCGCCTATGCACTACaccgccccgcggggccggccgTGTGTACAGATGTACAGTGTAAGTGTCTCGTCGTCCAGGGGAAGCGTGGCCATCgctttattaatattattattattatgtttgggtgtggttttttttacccTGGAGTTTGTTAGATAAAAGGGGGGCACTGCCTGCCAGTCAACCCCCGGTGAATCTCAGGGATCGGTCCGAAAGACCCTAGAAATATTGTTGGGCTAACAACgaattttaacaagaaaaaataattaaaggacatttttttattttattttatattttattttattttcttcttgtaacCAGGAATATGCAAAATGTTCATCCTGCCCTAAGGGCCAGAGCAGACAAGATAAGGCACTGTTTAAACGTTCAGAAGTGAATTGCTTAATGTTAGACACTTGTAAAAGAGCCCATAAATCTGGTGCTGACAGTCATCCAGCCAGATTTATTAGTCGCAGTacagaaaaaattagaagaatGAAGTCTCCTCTGAAAAAGGTGTCCTGTCATGCTGGAGTGCGGAGCCTTGCTTGTGTGTGCAATGTCCCATCTGTTAAATTATGTGCTGTTTCTCACCCCCTTACAGTTTTTACCTTGTTTCAAGGTTGTTTCCAGTTAGTTTTCCAAAGTCTCCTTGGTTTGATCAGCTTTACGTAGGCTTCACCCCACCAGGAGCAGAAATCCTTGGAAGAGCCCTGTGCTGTACCAGAGCCCATCTTGCACAGGTTGTGGCTCATTTCCACATGCTGACTAGGTGGTGGGGACCAGGAAAGAGATGCTAAAGGACTCACCTAGTCAGagatgaaaacaaggaaagtCCAGCTGATTTGGCCAAATCACCCTGGCTGTTTGCCATTTGCCATGTGTACTTCTTACTTATGGCTGGGAGAAACCCCACGAGGAAGCGAGGCCGTGCCACCAGTGCCCTGGGGTGTGCGTGGGGCCAGCTCATGTGGGCCTGGGCCTCGCCAGGGATGGGAGCACTGTCCAGCCCCAAAGACATTATCTGGGTTTCTGACTTTTCTAGCATTTGGCCCCATGGTGTTCTGGTTTTCTGGTCAAATTTATTTAGGATATTCCATTTGCTTGCTTTGGGGtacttttggttttgcttgctgactcttttctcatgtttttgCTGAAAGCCAAACCCAAATAtcagcagcatctgcaggatTGCGTGGGGAGAATCGGTTTGCCAGGGCCTGCCTCCACAGACAAGGTAGCTCTCCTTGCCTGGAAGAGCTTGGTGAGCACCAGAAATGGTGAGCACAGCCCCAAAGCCTCCATGCACCATTTTGGCCACATGTAGCTCCATGGCTTGCTGGgccaggggctggctgctggctgacAGGCTGACAGCAGATGTGTGGCTGTGCAAACCTGATCCAGGGCTCCTGAGCCTGGGGGAAGACCATGGCTACAGGCAGCACCTCCAGTGCAGGGAACCTGCTTAATTTTCTGCCTGGTGCAGTTGCTGAAGTGGGTCTGGCCAGGAGGCATGGGTGCAGCTCCCAAGCAGTTATGCTCATTGCACGTGGGCTTGACGCACACCATGTCCTGCTGGGTCCCATGTCCATGGTTCACGCTGGACCAGAGGGAGGCAGGAGTCAGATCCATCCTTCTTTGCTAGGTCCTTGGATCTTTCTGGAGaagctgcttccctggggacaCCTAAAGCTAAGCAGCACCGAACTGAGGGGCttggctctgcagcaccagctgtaaaccagaggagagcagctgcagcaggggcgGCCAAGTTAAAAGGGTTTTGCAGGCACCACAACCCACTCTTCCCTCTGTGCTCTCCCCAGAAGGGCATGAGGGCTCTTGAGGGAACAGTGGCCATGCCAGCAGCCAAGATGCGGGCAGCCCCGGGTGGTGCCATCCCTTCGAGGATGCCCTGTGGTGCCCGGGGCCACCCCCGCAGCATTGATCCCCGGCCCACCCTGCGGCTGCCTGAGCTGCTACGCGTTGCTGCGATACGCCTGTCAATAAACCCTGTTTGGATTGTGGAGCAGAGCGcaaggtttgtttgtttagtggTTAGAGGTTCAAAAGTCGGCATTGTCCCACTGCAAACGAGCCCAACTTTTTTCTCCCTAAGGAAAAGCTGGCTGCGgtgagagggagggagagataTCAGTGGGCCCTTTTATTTGCTTCCAGGAATAATTAATGGCAGTGCGAAAAAAGATGACCACGGAGTTATGAAAGACCATCAATAAGTAAATTAATCACAAAGGATCTGGGGGGTATAAGAGGTGCTGCTTGGCATGGTTTTGCTGGCATTTCTCCATGCCATGGGGCAGGGTTGGCACAGGACTCTCAGAGCCCGGGACTCCTCACCACAATGGTGGCACACAGACACCCCTGGCAGTGGCCCAGGCATGGCAACTTTGGGGACAGTTCCTGTAACCCCTCGAAAGTGTGCTCCTCGTTGgttttaacactgaaaatagcaaaatttctctttcttgcctGTAGGACTTCTGAGAAAGAGAGTTGCCCACATTGAAGTGAACTGTTTGATGTCCACAAAAGTTTCCTGTCTCCAAAAAGTTCATTAGAGACATGTAAACAAACCCCACACATTTTAAACACCCCGATTCCAGGTCTCTTCCCCTCTTTGCTAGTGAATGTTCATTTTCTGAGCTCTCCTCAGATTCTTGACGATGGCAATGCAGAGCTTAAATTTCTTCgtgtaaaaaggaaacaatcaAGCAAACTATATCCACACCCAGTTTTaaacatttcccccctcccatccccaaacaaataaaccacCAACCTTCCAGCTTGCTTTATATTCCTCATGCACCATGGAGAAGTGTAAAAAGGCACAAACTGGGTATCTTGTTTATTCAGGGAGATATTTGCAGGCATCTGGATCAGTCCAGTGGCTGGACCACAACAATGAACCAAAAGCACCATTTGGGAGAGGTGAGCTGGTTGTGGTGACCCCTGCACAACCTACAGGTGTTTTTATCCCTCCCAGAGCTCCCCACAGCAGCGAGCCAAGCCAGTCTGGTAGGGTACAATGGGTCAGAGCCACTGCACCTTGcttgcctggcaggggctgcagtgGGTGTCCTTGGAGACCCTCTGTCCAGGCTGGGTAAAATCCAGGAAATCAGGTTTGGCCCCAAAATAGCAAAGTGGCAGTTCCCTGCACTCCTTCTCTTGATAGATTTTCCTGCTCCTGTCACTGTGCAACAACAATCACTTAGGAACCCTTCTTTTGGCTTAGGTCTTAGCTAAAGAGAAAAGTTTCTCAAGAAAGCTCTCTGAGTTTTGGACACGAAGTGACCCTATGTGTCACAGCCCAACGTGGGTAAACAGTAAGGTCCTTAGATAGAGGGTGTGGATAACATGTAAAGCAAATGTCTGCTTTCTCTGATCTTGAGTATCTTCTAGGGGCACATTATAGATCCTCAGCCTGATAGCTGAGCACTCTGGATCTGCAATATGAAGACagtaagttttttaaaaagtaaaaaaaaaccttcaaaacttATATCAGCAGTAAGTAACAACTTCAGACACCACCCTCTCCCCCTGCTTTTTGCCTACATGAGTGGCTTCTGTGAGGCAGGTCATTTCCATCTGTGGGTGAAGCAGTGGCTGGAAGCACACATCCCAGGCGACTGAGAGAGGGCAGAGCCCATCCTTCAGGAACTGAGCCAGGGGTTCCTATGGGTGACTTAAATCCTGGCTCCAGAGGGCTGTGTGAGGCTGTGGGTTTCTCTTTGCCTCTCCATCAGTGACTGGAGTGGAAGAGGAAATCACAGAGTTTACAATTCTGTtgacacagctctgctggatTAAATGCTTCGTAGCCAAAATTCATGACCAAATACTTTCCTTCAGTCCCACCTGGGTAATGGAGCTATGTGCTGAAATTTAGAGCAGTtacagctgaaagcaaaagttgAGTTGATGCCAGGGAAGCAGTGCTGGAGGCCTTCCAGGAGCAAACAGCTTGTAAACGGTGAGGAAAGTCAGCAGAACACAAGTCTTCTGAAGGCACGTCCAGCTGCACAGGTAGCTCAGTGAGAAAACAAGGCCACCTTGGCATGAGAGGTCATGGGATGGGTGGTCTGGTGCAGTAGAGGACAAGTGCCAGGGAGATGCATGCTAGGAAGCTCCCTAGCAAAACAGCTCTGGTTACTGGGGGAAAGCCATAGCAGAGAAGTGTCAGGAACCTCTGGGGACAGATGGGGCCAAACTCTCCTGGAAGCCTCAGCAGCCCTCTGGGCTTTGCCCTAGCTGAGCTCCTTGGTGGAGCAGGACATTGTCCCTCTCCTTGCTGATGAGGAGGGGCTGCTTCCTTCTTAACCTGCATGTTCAGCCACACTGTGGCTCAGGTGAACACAGGCAGTTTCTTCTAGTTAATGTATCATCTTTTGCAATGTCTGCAATTCCATTCTTAGTTTTTGGCACTTTCAGAAGTCAAACTTACCTTCTTTGAGAGACAGGGACAGACACTCGCTTGCAAAGGGGCAGGAAAAATTTGAGCTATTCACTAAAACAAACAGTTTGTTGCCAGGAAACTGGAGTCAGAGACTGGGGAATCCCTTTCTAGCcctgtatttctgaagtgaAGTACCATCTATTTTGGGACAACACCCACTGGATCCCCCTCCAGATGTTTTTGAAGTATGGGAAATACGGGAAAAGAGAGGATGAAAACTCAAGGATGATTCTCATTTCATGTTCTCAGGGATGTCTAGATAGAGATCTGTGGCATTCAGCAGGCCCCAGTCCAATTAACCATTGGCAGATAACAGGAATaattttcctcttgtttctAATATTCTCTGATTATAATAAAATTTAGCCTAACGCAAAATCTAATGTAATCTATCTATCTATAATAGATAAACTATCTAATGTAATATCTGACATATTGGTCAAGGTAGAGGTTTTGATTCAAGTCCTCAAATCATTAAAAGTGCATCATTCCCTTTCTTAAAGGTCTTGcgtatttcatagaatcacagaatagtttggatcggaagggaccttcaaagatcatctagttcaaccccctTGCAATGAGCAGGGCCATCTTTCACGAGACCAGGATGCTCAGCaccatccaacctgaccttgaatattCCCAGGGATGtggcatctaccacctctcagggcaacctgttccaatgtttcaccaccctcactgtaaaaaatttcttccttatatctaatctaaatctaccctcctTTAATTTAAACTTCTAACTGCTCATTTCCAACCTGCTGATCCCTAGCACTTGAGCTGGACTGAAAGCATCTAGACAGATGTCACATGTAATGTCTGGATTCACCATCTGCCTCCTGACACTCCGGTACCCAGCTGTAACAGGCAGGGTTGGAAACAAAGCCCTTGTGTACTGctcttgcaaaagaaaagaacaagccAAAAAGAGCACATGGACCTTTCCTGTTCTCAGCATTCTTCTTCTCTTAGTCAGCCAGCTATTTTTTGGCAGCTGTCGCAAGCTCATGTAGTTTTGCTTTTGAGTCAGATCCTGTTCCCCTGATATgccctgctgctttccacagAGTCACAGCCCATCCTCCAGATAACTTGCATAGAGCTGAAGACCTTTGTGACAGAAAAGCTGCCTTATCTGCAGCATTCTTTGGAAAGGGATGTTCCTCACTGCAGAATGTCCCTTCCTCTACAGGTAAATAAGACGAGCTTTCAGCCCTGGAAACCAAGATTGCTTGTGGTCTAATTTTTCCATGCCATGGTCTGGCCATGCAGACAGCAAAATCTCTCAGGGCTACAAGACTTGCTTAGTCCCTTGCCCCCCCGAGTACAGAAAGGCCAGTTAGGGCTTCCAGCAAGGGCTTGCTTGTAAGCAAGGCCTTGTAGAACACAACCTTCTTGATCAGGTGGGTCTCAGGATTTTTAAGATCACAATTCTGCATTTAGGCATCTTGAGTGGAAGACAGGCAAGACATGGACACCAGAGGCTACCTGAGCCTCCAAAGGCATTTAAGCTCCTACATCAAGCAGTAGTGAAGAGGCACTAGCATCCAAAaggcttcttcctttttccacagtttaaaaataagccaATACCTCTCATGGAGATTGTCAGGAGTGATATAAAGAGCTGTGtaatgtagaggaatgaagctgggttaattagcattgataatatacagctgtgggctggcttcaggggtggcgggttggctgatgtagataaggtgcagatgtggctggttctgttgaGGGGTTgggcagctgaggaagggagaggaggaagcagagagagaacacatgccctGGAAGAggactaggagaaggcagcagagggactggcatgaagagtatgttggtatgagatggtagaagaccttgttgcagctggctggtttggagagtgctgtgacagtgtAGCAGTTAACTATTGCAGTAATTTTAAAGATAACCCAAGCTTTCAACTACATTTTAGGGAAGTTCCAGTCCTCATCTAAtctagggatttttttgttgttgtcatttttatttgtagaatTTAAGAACATGAGATGGAATTTACATTAGCTCTCAGTGAGAATCACTTCCTATCAGCAATACCAAATAATTGTTATTCTagtttaaagtaaaaatgtgcTTCTTTTTGAATCATAAATTCCAATAATAGGAAGCAATCAAACTACTCATTTTTCATATATAGTAAGTGCAGTATATTGTTTCTCTGGTGATAATGGTCATTTTTTAGATCATCTTTGATCTTCATCAAGATGCTTATATGCATCTGTAGATGTAGAGGTAACCACAGTGAGCTGAAAAGGGGTCTCTAAAAACATCTTGCACAACTACTCCCAGGAATGTAGTGACTCAGAAGAAGAAACGACTTTCTCTTATCAGAGGTGTATTTCTTCCTCCAGGTCTTCAATCTAGAAATGTGATCCTTTTTCTGTTCCCAGTAACAACACCTTGCTCTTCCAAAGCCAGAGCAACCGTTTGGACCTCTCTTTCTCAGTCACTCCCTCGCCAAGCTCCCATTGTGGCTTCAAAGGTGTTTTCCATCCTCAGAGGCTTGGCCTCTGC
It encodes:
- the CDX2 gene encoding homeobox protein CDX-2, which translates into the protein MYVSYLLEKDGPMYPGPVRHSGGLNLAAQNFVGAPQYADYGGYHVNLDSAQSPGPAWPAPYAAPLRDDWGAYGQGAPPAAGAVHGLNGGSPAAAMAYSPADYHHHHPHAHHHAGPAPHCSAGVMQPVNAASAAAAAPEPLSPGGQRRGLCEWMRKPAQPPLSSQVKTRTKDKYRVVYTDHQRLELEKEFHYSRYITIRRKAELASSLGLSERQVKIWFQNRRAKERKINKKKLQQAQPCGAEPLSPGAPLQGPTAGAAAAGLGPAAPQ